The uncultured Sunxiuqinia sp. genomic sequence TGCGCTACGATGGTATTTATGAAGCAACCATTGACTCAAAGTATGATGCAATTATAAAGGTTTACGATCCGAAAAGACAGGAAATTATCAAGCAGATCATGGTCGATGATACCGTTTACTGGTATGCAAATGATTATTCACAAAAGACATTATTCACCTCCAAATTGGTGCCTGTCAAACAAGCCTTAATTGAAACAGGGATACAAATCGCACTTGAATTTGATAAATTGCTTTCGCCACAATGGGAAACCCAGTCTAGAGGTTACTTTGAGCTAAAAGAGGTAAATCAGGCTATTGTTAATTCCTCTATCCGCAAAAATGACTGGACATTAGCATACAGTCACTGGAAAGAACTTGCAGCGCAGACAGATAATAAAACAACAAAAAGTAAGTTGGAATATAATTTAGCAATTGCCTCCGAAATGCTAGGTAATATTGAAGAAGCTGCTCAGTGGGCAACCAAGTCTTACAAAACACAATATCGTAAGCAAACGGAAAATTACCTTTATACACTGAAAAGGCGAATAAAAGCTATCGAAGAATTTAAGAAGTTCTCATCTGACTCGTAATCAATTCTTATAGATAACGGCTGGACGTTTTAATGCACGTACAATTAGATAAATTCCTCCAAGTATAAATGGAATACTCAACCACTGTCCCATGTTCAGAGCCATTCCTGATTCAAAAGCTTCCTGATCTTCTTTGATAAACTCGATTAAAAATCTTGCGAGGAATATCATCACAAAAAATACACCCACAATAAATCCTTGTCGATTTCGCAAATCAGTTTTCCAGTAGGTATATAACATGACGCAAAAAGTAAGTAGATAAGAAAGTGCTTCGTAGATTTGGGTTGGATGTTTAGGCACTGTTTCTCCGTTTCTCTCAAATATTATTCCCCAAGGCAGGCTGGTTTGAATTCCATAAATCTCAGAATTCATCAGGTTTCCTGTACGAATAAGTGCCGCAACTAAAGCGGTTGGAACCACGACCCGATCCATAATCCAGATAACAGGACGTTTGGACACATTTCTACTCCACAGAATAAGAGCTACAATAATTCCCAATGCGCCTCCATGACTCGCCAACCCTCCGTGCCACACCTTCAATATTTCGCTGGGATGTTGTGAATAATAATCCCATCCGTAAAAAAAAACATGTCCTAATCGTGCACCAATTATGGTAGCAACAATCAAGTAAATAAAAAGACTTTCCAGCCATTCCAGATTAATATCTTCAAACTTAAACATGCGTTCACCCTGATAGTAACCGCCCAAAAATCCAATGGCAAATAATAAACCATACCAACGAACAGACAATGGGCCTAAACTAAAAATTTCGGGATCAACATTCCAATGAATAAAGGCTAGAAATTCCATTTATTTTGATTTTTTATTCAGCGTTTTTGCCGTGACAGCTTTTATATTTCTTTCCACTTCCACAAGGACACGGCTCATTACGTCCGACCTTTTTCTCAACACGTACGGGTTGTACCTTTTGTTGTTCTTTGCGAGCTTGAGCATCGCCTCGGCTTCCGGATCTTGATTCTGTTATATCCGATTTTTGGGTTGAGTATTTACTCATATCAGTACGTCTATCGACATCCGCTTCACGTACTTGATTCGGATCAGAAATTGGAATGTGCCCTTTCATCAAGGTTGAGACAATATCTTTATTGACTTTTTGAACCATTATTTTAAATAAGTTGAATGATTCAAACTTATAAATCAATAATGGATCTTTTTGCTCGTAGGTCGCATTTTGAACGGACTGTTTCAAATCATCCATCTCACGCAATTGCTCTTTCCAAGACTCATCGATAGTTGATAAAACAACTTGTTTTTGGTAAGATTTGACCAACTCTTTTCCCTGATTGTTATAAGCTTTCTCCAGATTAGTAATAATTTGGAAAATACGTTTCCCATCAGAAATTGGAACAACGATATTTTGATAAACCTGTGATTTTTTCTCAAACACATCTTTGATAACCGGATAAGCTTGCTTCGAAATTGATTCAACTTTACGAGTAAAGGTATCAATCATCACCTGGTATATTTTCTCAACAATTTCGTCAGGCTTCAGACTTATAAATTCGTCAGCTGTTACCGGTGACTCAATAGACATTAACCGCACTAATTCCAGATTAAAATCTTCAAATTGATCACTTCCGTAAAACTCATTCACTAGGTTTTCTATCGAATCGTACATCATGTTGAGCAGATCAACTTCTAATCGCTCGCCATACAGTGCATGATGACGTTTTTTGTAAATTACCTCACGCTGTGAGTTCATCACATCATCATACTCCAGCAGACGTTTACGAATACCAAAGTTGTTTTCTTCAACTTTACGTTGGGCACGCTCAATCGATTTTGTAATCATCGAGTGTTGAATAACTTCGCCTTCTTCCAATCCCAGACGGTCCATAATTCCAGTAATCCGATCTGAATTAAACAAACGCATCAAGTCGTCTTCCAACGATACAAAGAACTGCGAACTACCGGGATCTCCCTGACGACCGGAACGACCACGCAACTGACGGTCAACTCGCCGTGAGTCATGTCGTTCGGTACCAATAATCGCTAAACCACCTTTTTCTTTTACCTCTTTACTCAGTTTAATATCGGTACCACGACCAGCCATGTTCGTTGCAATAGTTACCATTCCGGCAATACCGGCATCGGCAACAATATCGGCTTCCCGTGCGTGTAATTTTGCATTCAGTACGTTGTGCTTTATTCCACGGATTTTTAACATCCGGCTTAATAATTCTGAAATTTCAACAGAAGTAGTACCAACCAATACCGGGCGGCCAGCTTTATTGAGTTCCACAATATCAAGAATAACAGCATTATATTTTTCTCGCTTCGTTTTGTATACCAAATCTTCGCGGTCATCACGAACAATTGGACGATTTGTAGGAATAACAACAACCTCCAATTCATAAATGTCCCACAATTCTCCTGCTTCCGTCTCTGCAGTACCGGTCATACCACTTAATTTATGATACATCCGGAAGTAATTCTGAAGTGTGATGGTTGCAAATGTTTGTGTTGCTGCTTCAACCTTTACATGCTCTTTAGCTTCAATTGCCTGATGCAGCCCGTCAGAATAACGACGGCCTTCCATGATACGGCCTGTTTGCTCATCTACAATTTTAACTTTGTTATCCATCACCACATACTCCACATCTTTTTCGAACATGGCGTAAGCTTTCAATAACTGGTTGATGGTATGAACACGTTCCGATTTTACAGCATAGTTTTGTAATAGCTCGTCCTTTTCCTCCAGCTTTTTTTCGCGACTCCGTGATTCATCATTTTCGATTTCCGCAATCATTCCACCCATATCAGGTAAAATGAAAAATTCGGGGTCATCAACATCACTCGAAATCAAGTCAATTCCTTTATCAGTAAGTTCAACTGAGTTTTGTTTCTCTTCAATAATAAAGTAAAGCGGATCAGTTACAACATGCATATTTTTGCTATTGTCCTGCATGTAGTAATTCTCCGTTTTCTGCATCGCCGCTTTAATTCCTTCTTCGCTCAGGAATTTGATGACGGCCTTGGTTTTTGGCAATCCTTTATGGGCACGGAGCAATAATAATGCCCCTTCTTCCTTCTCTTCTTTTGTCGGATTTTCCTTTGATAACAGGCGCTTCGCATCAGTAAAACACTGCATCACAAAATTTCTTTGAGCAGCGACCAGCTTTTCAACCTTCGGTTTTAGTTCATCAAATTTTTGAACATCTCCTTTGGGAACAGGACCTGAAATAATTAATGGTGTTCGTGCATCATCAATTAAAACAGAGTCAACCTCATCAACGATAGAATAATGATGCTTCCGTTGGACCAAGTCTTTTGGGTTGATGGCCATATTATCACGCAGATAATCGAAACCAAATTCATTGTTTGTTCCATAGGTAATATCGGAATTATATGCCTTACGCCTTTCATCAGAGTTTGGACGGTGCTTATCAATGCAATCTACACTTAAACCATGAAACTCAAAAATTGGTCCCATCCATTCAGAGTCTCGTTTTGCCAAATAGTCGTTAACCGTAACAATATGAACACCTCTTCCGGCCAATGCATTCAAAAACACTGGCAAGGTCGCCACTAATGTTTTTCCTTCACCCGTAGCCATCTCCGCAATTTTACCTTGATGAAGCACGACTCCTCCAATTAACTGAACATCGTAGTGAACCATATCCCAGATAACTTCAGTTCCACCGGCTATC encodes the following:
- the secA gene encoding preprotein translocase subunit SecA, producing MTFVNKILGKFLGNKSDRDIREINPIVEQIKKEYERISKLSIDELRGETARIKQVIQDRIQPDLDEIASLKEKVEEVDIQESEKIYKEIDKIEEQINEKIEVVLNEVLPAAFAVVKETARQFKDNEQLVVNASDFDRELAAGRDSITIEGEKAIWKNRWIAGGTEVIWDMVHYDVQLIGGVVLHQGKIAEMATGEGKTLVATLPVFLNALAGRGVHIVTVNDYLAKRDSEWMGPIFEFHGLSVDCIDKHRPNSDERRKAYNSDITYGTNNEFGFDYLRDNMAINPKDLVQRKHHYSIVDEVDSVLIDDARTPLIISGPVPKGDVQKFDELKPKVEKLVAAQRNFVMQCFTDAKRLLSKENPTKEEKEEGALLLLRAHKGLPKTKAVIKFLSEEGIKAAMQKTENYYMQDNSKNMHVVTDPLYFIIEEKQNSVELTDKGIDLISSDVDDPEFFILPDMGGMIAEIENDESRSREKKLEEKDELLQNYAVKSERVHTINQLLKAYAMFEKDVEYVVMDNKVKIVDEQTGRIMEGRRYSDGLHQAIEAKEHVKVEAATQTFATITLQNYFRMYHKLSGMTGTAETEAGELWDIYELEVVVIPTNRPIVRDDREDLVYKTKREKYNAVILDIVELNKAGRPVLVGTTSVEISELLSRMLKIRGIKHNVLNAKLHAREADIVADAGIAGMVTIATNMAGRGTDIKLSKEVKEKGGLAIIGTERHDSRRVDRQLRGRSGRQGDPGSSQFFVSLEDDLMRLFNSDRITGIMDRLGLEEGEVIQHSMITKSIERAQRKVEENNFGIRKRLLEYDDVMNSQREVIYKKRHHALYGERLEVDLLNMMYDSIENLVNEFYGSDQFEDFNLELVRLMSIESPVTADEFISLKPDEIVEKIYQVMIDTFTRKVESISKQAYPVIKDVFEKKSQVYQNIVVPISDGKRIFQIITNLEKAYNNQGKELVKSYQKQVVLSTIDESWKEQLREMDDLKQSVQNATYEQKDPLLIYKFESFNLFKIMVQKVNKDIVSTLMKGHIPISDPNQVREADVDRRTDMSKYSTQKSDITESRSGSRGDAQARKEQQKVQPVRVEKKVGRNEPCPCGSGKKYKSCHGKNAE
- a CDS encoding DUF6340 family protein, with the protein product MKFNYFYKILGLSVLVLLLASCASTYKTVYIEVAKPSEYILPNDIVSLTLMNRGISNEFKNFSADSLQVYFYKQGFDVDAAVLDSAASDTTLKVLAELLFESGRYDVVVPENRNIPRDISYYRIPKPLDWDYVAEICDTYNTDALLVIERYMNKIMTDYMRYDGIYEATIDSKYDAIIKVYDPKRQEIIKQIMVDDTVYWYANDYSQKTLFTSKLVPVKQALIETGIQIALEFDKLLSPQWETQSRGYFELKEVNQAIVNSSIRKNDWTLAYSHWKELAAQTDNKTTKSKLEYNLAIASEMLGNIEEAAQWATKSYKTQYRKQTENYLYTLKRRIKAIEEFKKFSSDS
- the lgt gene encoding prolipoprotein diacylglyceryl transferase, with translation MEFLAFIHWNVDPEIFSLGPLSVRWYGLLFAIGFLGGYYQGERMFKFEDINLEWLESLFIYLIVATIIGARLGHVFFYGWDYYSQHPSEILKVWHGGLASHGGALGIIVALILWSRNVSKRPVIWIMDRVVVPTALVAALIRTGNLMNSEIYGIQTSLPWGIIFERNGETVPKHPTQIYEALSYLLTFCVMLYTYWKTDLRNRQGFIVGVFFVMIFLARFLIEFIKEDQEAFESGMALNMGQWLSIPFILGGIYLIVRALKRPAVIYKN